A single window of Streptomyces sudanensis DNA harbors:
- a CDS encoding ATP-binding cassette domain-containing protein produces the protein MPVPPLLSLRGVRKRFGAVEALADVGLEVGAGEVVALMGDNGAGKSTLVKVIAGVAPADEGVIRWEGRAVRVRRPRDAHALGIAAVFQDLALCDNLDVVANLFLGRELCRAGLLDEVEMERRARDLMGSLAVHVPDLRARVATLPGGQRQTVAISRSLVGEPRLLLFDEPTAALGVRQTSRFLDLVEKLRDRGTGVLLISQNMGDVKAVADRVAVLHLGRNNGVFDVSTASQEQIVSSVTGVSSYPGAVRRAPHTHRAER, from the coding sequence GTGCCGGTCCCACCGCTGTTGAGCCTGCGCGGCGTCCGCAAGCGCTTCGGCGCCGTCGAGGCGCTTGCCGATGTCGGACTGGAGGTCGGGGCCGGGGAGGTCGTCGCCCTGATGGGCGACAACGGAGCCGGGAAGTCCACCCTGGTGAAGGTGATCGCCGGGGTCGCGCCCGCCGACGAGGGGGTCATCCGGTGGGAGGGGCGCGCCGTGCGGGTGCGGCGCCCCCGCGACGCCCACGCCCTCGGCATCGCCGCGGTCTTCCAGGACCTGGCGCTCTGCGACAACCTCGACGTCGTCGCCAACCTGTTCCTCGGCCGGGAGTTGTGCCGGGCGGGCCTCCTCGACGAGGTCGAGATGGAGCGCCGGGCCCGCGACCTGATGGGGTCGCTCGCCGTCCACGTGCCCGACCTGCGGGCCCGGGTGGCGACTCTGCCGGGCGGGCAGCGGCAGACCGTCGCGATCTCCCGCTCGCTCGTCGGGGAGCCGCGGCTGCTCCTCTTCGACGAACCCACCGCCGCCCTCGGCGTCCGGCAGACCAGCCGCTTCCTGGACCTCGTCGAGAAGCTCCGCGACCGGGGCACGGGCGTGCTGCTGATCAGTCAGAACATGGGCGACGTCAAGGCGGTCGCGGACCGCGTCGCCGTCCTCCACCTCGGCCGCAACAACGGGGTCTTCGACGTCAGCACCGCCTCGCAGGAGCAGATCGTCTCCTCCGTCACCGGGGTCTCCAGTTACCCCGGCGCCGTGCGCCGCGCCCCGCACACGCACCGGGCGGAGCGGTGA
- a CDS encoding sugar ABC transporter permease — protein sequence MNALRRALGSGVEAAGRRLGTGEPGVLPVVVGVLVIWSVFQGLNGNFLAPRNLSNLGVDIVGPGMIAVGVVFVLLIGEIDLSVGSVSGLAAALFAVLSVRHGVAEWLAVAAAVLCGAAIGALHGLLVARVGVPAFAVTLAGLLGWNGLMLYVLGAAGTVNLDEESLLGRLTGHYFHEVAAAYGLAAAGSVLYFLVSHRDRRRRRAAGMPHRPLTRIAVRTGAVALVAFLAAHVLNRFQGLPLALLAFLLVVGGLDLVLRRTRYGRKVYALGGGGGEPARRAGIDVVRVRVSVFALSGTMAAVGGLFLASRITSVSQTSGSSLLLMNVIAAAVIGGTSLFGGRGTTWSALLGMLVIQSIASGMSLLGIEAAVQFTVTGGVLLAAVVVDTVARRIRREHGRA from the coding sequence GTGAACGCCCTCCGCCGGGCCCTGGGGAGCGGTGTGGAGGCGGCCGGCCGGCGGCTGGGCACCGGCGAGCCCGGCGTGTTGCCCGTCGTCGTCGGCGTCCTCGTGATCTGGTCGGTCTTCCAGGGCCTCAACGGCAACTTCCTCGCGCCCCGGAACCTGTCCAACCTCGGCGTGGACATCGTCGGCCCCGGGATGATCGCCGTCGGCGTCGTCTTCGTCCTGCTGATCGGCGAGATCGACCTGTCGGTCGGGTCCGTCAGCGGCCTCGCCGCGGCCCTGTTCGCCGTGCTCAGCGTGCGGCACGGGGTGGCGGAATGGCTGGCCGTGGCGGCCGCCGTGCTCTGCGGCGCGGCGATCGGCGCCCTGCACGGCCTGCTCGTCGCCCGGGTGGGCGTGCCGGCCTTCGCCGTCACCCTCGCCGGGCTCCTGGGCTGGAACGGCCTGATGCTGTACGTCCTGGGCGCCGCCGGCACGGTCAACCTCGACGAGGAGAGCCTCCTGGGCCGGCTGACGGGCCACTACTTCCACGAGGTCGCCGCCGCGTACGGGCTGGCGGCGGCCGGCTCCGTCCTGTACTTCCTCGTCTCCCACCGGGACCGGCGGCGGCGCAGGGCGGCCGGGATGCCGCACCGGCCGCTCACGCGGATCGCGGTGCGGACCGGGGCGGTGGCGCTGGTGGCGTTCCTGGCCGCGCACGTGCTCAACCGGTTCCAGGGGCTGCCGCTCGCCCTGCTCGCCTTCCTCCTCGTCGTCGGCGGCCTCGACCTCGTGCTGCGCCGCACCCGGTACGGGCGGAAGGTGTACGCCCTCGGCGGGGGCGGCGGCGAGCCGGCCCGGCGGGCCGGGATCGACGTCGTCCGCGTACGGGTGTCCGTCTTCGCGCTGTCCGGGACCATGGCCGCGGTCGGCGGGCTGTTCCTCGCCTCGCGCATCACCTCGGTGAGCCAGACGTCCGGGTCGAGCCTGCTGCTGATGAACGTGATCGCCGCAGCCGTGATCGGCGGCACCAGTCTCTTCGGCGGGCGCGGCACCACCTGGTCCGCCCTGCTGGGGATGCTCGTCATCCAGTCGATCGCCTCGGGGATGTCCCTGCTGGGCATCGAGGCGGCCGTCCAGTTCACGGTCACCGGCGGGGTGCTGCTGGCGGCCGTCGTCGTCGACACCGTGGCCAGACGCATCCGCAGGGAGCACGGCCGGGCGTAG
- a CDS encoding CoA-binding protein: MYGDTETIRRILTESGDTWAVVGLSTNRSRAAYGVAAVLQRFGKRVVPVHPKAETVHGEQGYPTLADVPFPVDVVDVFVHSGLAGEVADQAVAKGARAVWFQLGVVDEAAYARTRAAGLDMVMDRCPAIEIPALGLG; encoded by the coding sequence GTGTACGGCGATACGGAGACCATCCGCAGGATCCTCACCGAGTCCGGTGACACCTGGGCCGTGGTGGGCCTGTCCACCAACCGGTCGCGGGCGGCGTACGGCGTGGCGGCCGTGCTCCAGCGGTTCGGCAAGCGGGTCGTGCCGGTGCACCCGAAGGCGGAGACCGTCCACGGCGAACAGGGGTACCCCACCCTGGCGGACGTCCCGTTCCCGGTGGACGTGGTGGACGTCTTCGTCCACAGCGGGCTGGCCGGGGAGGTCGCGGACCAGGCGGTCGCCAAGGGCGCCAGGGCGGTCTGGTTCCAGCTCGGCGTCGTCGACGAGGCGGCGTACGCGCGGACCCGGGCGGCGGGGCTGGACATGGTCATGGACCGGTGCCCCGCGATCGAGATCCCCGCCCTCGGACTGGGCTGA
- a CDS encoding YigZ family protein: MQEQYLTVARAGVHETEVNRSRFLCALAPAATEREAQDFVARVRREHPTATHNCFAYVIGADAAVQKAGDDGEPGGTAGVPMLQMLLRRDVRYTAAVVTRYYGGVKLGAGGLIRAYGGAVGEALDAVGTVTRRRFRLATVTVDHQRAGRLQNDLRAAGRSVRDVRYADAVRIEVGLPDADVDAFRRWLADATAGTAALELGGEAYGDG; encoded by the coding sequence ATGCAGGAGCAGTATCTGACGGTGGCCCGCGCGGGCGTGCACGAGACCGAGGTCAACCGGTCGCGCTTCCTCTGCGCGCTCGCCCCCGCCGCCACCGAGCGGGAGGCCCAGGACTTCGTCGCCCGCGTCCGCCGCGAGCACCCCACCGCCACCCACAACTGCTTCGCGTACGTGATCGGCGCCGACGCCGCCGTCCAGAAGGCCGGCGACGACGGCGAACCGGGCGGCACCGCCGGCGTGCCGATGCTCCAGATGCTGCTGCGGCGCGACGTGCGGTACACCGCCGCCGTCGTCACCCGCTACTACGGAGGCGTGAAGCTCGGCGCCGGCGGCCTCATCCGCGCCTACGGCGGCGCCGTCGGCGAGGCCCTCGACGCCGTCGGCACCGTCACCCGCCGCCGCTTCCGGCTCGCCACCGTCACCGTCGACCACCAGCGGGCCGGCCGGCTCCAGAACGACCTGCGCGCCGCCGGCCGGTCCGTCCGCGACGTGCGCTACGCCGACGCCGTGCGCATCGAGGTCGGCCTGCCCGACGCCGACGTGGACGCCTTCCGCCGCTGGCTCGCCGACGCCACCGCCGGCACGGCCGCGCTGGAACTCGGCGGCGAGGCGTACGGCGACGGCTGA
- a CDS encoding exonuclease SbcCD subunit D, giving the protein MRLLHTSDWHLGRSFHRVGLLDAQAAFLDHLVATVRDHDVDAVLVAGDVYDRAVPPLTAVELFDTALHRLAEAGVPTVMISGNHDSARRLGVAARLIERAGIHLRTDPDGIGTPVVLPDPPHGDVAFYAVPYLEPALVRQRLGAPKAAHRAVLTAAMDRVRADLAARPAGTRSVVLAHAFVTGGEPSDSERDITVGGAASVPAGVFDGVDYVALGHLHGSQALTDRVRYSGSPLAYSFSEWRHRKTMWLVDLAPDGGVAAERIDCPVPRRLARLRGRLDDLLADPALDHHEDAWVEAVLTDPVRPAEPMARLTRRFPHTLSLVFEPERPDTADDLLSYARRLRGRTDQQIAEDFVTHVRGGTGPDDRERAVLRGAFADVRADLAVREREVDG; this is encoded by the coding sequence GTGAGACTTCTGCACACATCGGACTGGCACCTGGGCCGGTCCTTCCACCGCGTCGGCCTCCTCGACGCCCAGGCCGCCTTCCTCGACCACCTCGTCGCCACCGTCCGCGACCACGACGTGGACGCGGTCCTTGTCGCCGGCGACGTGTACGACCGCGCCGTACCGCCGCTCACCGCCGTGGAGCTGTTCGACACCGCCCTGCACCGGCTCGCCGAAGCGGGCGTGCCCACGGTGATGATCTCCGGCAACCACGACTCGGCCCGCCGCCTCGGCGTCGCCGCCCGCCTCATCGAACGCGCCGGCATCCACCTGCGGACCGACCCCGACGGCATCGGCACCCCCGTCGTCCTGCCCGACCCGCCCCACGGGGACGTCGCCTTCTACGCCGTGCCCTACCTCGAACCGGCCCTCGTGCGGCAGCGCCTCGGCGCGCCGAAGGCCGCCCACCGGGCCGTCCTCACCGCCGCCATGGACCGCGTCCGCGCCGACCTCGCGGCCCGCCCGGCCGGCACCCGCTCGGTCGTCCTCGCCCACGCCTTCGTCACCGGGGGCGAACCCAGCGACAGCGAACGCGACATCACCGTCGGCGGCGCCGCCTCCGTACCGGCCGGCGTCTTCGACGGCGTCGACTACGTCGCCCTGGGCCACCTGCACGGCTCCCAGGCCCTCACCGACCGCGTCCGCTACTCCGGCTCCCCCCTCGCCTACTCGTTCTCCGAGTGGCGGCACCGCAAGACCATGTGGCTCGTCGACCTCGCCCCCGACGGCGGCGTCGCCGCCGAACGGATCGACTGCCCCGTCCCCCGGCGCCTCGCCCGCCTCCGCGGCCGCCTCGACGACCTCCTCGCCGACCCGGCCCTCGACCACCACGAGGACGCCTGGGTCGAAGCCGTCCTCACCGACCCCGTACGCCCCGCCGAGCCCATGGCCCGGCTCACCCGGCGCTTCCCCCACACCCTCAGCCTCGTCTTCGAACCCGAGCGCCCCGACACCGCCGACGACCTCCTCTCCTACGCCCGCCGCCTGCGCGGGCGCACCGACCAGCAGATCGCGGAGGACTTCGTGACCCACGTACGCGGCGGAACCGGCCCCGACGACCGCGAACGGGCCGTCCTGCGGGGCGCCTTCGCCGACGTCCGCGCCGACCTCGCCGTACGCGAGCGCGAGGTGGACGGATGA
- a CDS encoding AAA family ATPase, whose product MRLHRLRVAGFGPFGTAQEIDFDALCSAGLFLLHGPTGAGKTSVLDAVCFALYGSVPGARQSPGASLRSDHAPPGTVTEVVLDLTVAGRRLEVTRRPAQLRPKKRGKGSTTEKAQSWLREHDPATGTWNGLSRSHQEIGEEIAQLVGMSRDQFCQVVLLPQGDFSRFLRADAEARGKLLGRLFGTRRFAAVEERLAELRRAAERRVRDGDQRLLALAHRMAQAAGDAAGDWPAPGGEPGDPGLAEAVLSWAAVARSGAREALDTAGLALAAAEQRQAAARRTLDERRALAALRERYDDARRRAAALEERRAEHEARQARLDASRTAERVAGPLALRDEAERDHR is encoded by the coding sequence ATGAGGCTCCACCGGCTCCGCGTCGCCGGCTTCGGCCCCTTCGGCACCGCCCAGGAGATCGACTTCGACGCGCTCTGCTCCGCCGGCCTGTTCCTCCTCCACGGCCCGACCGGAGCCGGCAAGACCTCCGTCCTCGACGCGGTCTGCTTCGCCCTGTACGGATCGGTCCCCGGCGCCCGGCAGTCCCCCGGCGCCTCGCTGCGCAGCGACCACGCGCCTCCCGGCACCGTCACCGAGGTCGTCCTCGACCTGACCGTCGCCGGCCGCCGCCTGGAGGTCACCCGGCGGCCCGCCCAGCTCCGCCCCAAGAAGCGGGGCAAGGGCTCCACCACCGAGAAGGCCCAGTCCTGGCTGCGCGAGCACGACCCCGCCACCGGCACCTGGAACGGGCTGAGCCGCTCCCACCAGGAGATAGGCGAGGAGATCGCCCAGCTCGTCGGGATGAGCCGCGACCAGTTCTGCCAGGTCGTCCTGCTGCCCCAGGGCGACTTCTCCCGCTTCCTGCGCGCCGACGCCGAAGCACGCGGGAAACTCCTCGGCCGGCTGTTCGGCACCCGCCGCTTCGCCGCCGTCGAGGAACGCCTCGCCGAGCTGCGCCGCGCCGCCGAACGCCGGGTCCGCGACGGCGACCAGCGGCTCCTCGCCCTCGCGCACCGCATGGCGCAGGCCGCCGGCGACGCCGCAGGCGACTGGCCCGCACCCGGCGGCGAACCCGGCGACCCCGGCCTCGCCGAAGCCGTCCTGAGCTGGGCCGCCGTCGCCCGCTCCGGTGCCCGCGAGGCCCTCGACACCGCCGGCCTCGCCCTGGCCGCCGCCGAACAGCGGCAGGCCGCCGCCCGCCGCACCCTCGATGAGCGGCGCGCCCTCGCCGCCCTGCGCGAACGGTACGACGACGCCCGCCGCCGCGCCGCGGCCCTGGAGGAGCGCCGGGCCGAGCACGAGGCCCGGCAGGCCCGCCTCGACGCGTCCCGCACCGCCGAGCGGGTGGCCGGGCCGCTCGCCCTGCGCGACGAGGCGGAACGCGACCACCGCG